The Benincasa hispida cultivar B227 chromosome 9, ASM972705v1, whole genome shotgun sequence genome has a segment encoding these proteins:
- the LOC120087003 gene encoding nuclear transcription factor Y subunit A-1-like, whose amino-acid sequence MPSKPENVDQQVADGAKYLLQSTKYSEPWWHGVGNNTIIGEDAAKTSSAEYLNVTVTSGATQSQANDENIGKEVQHLKYIPFSTSPPVGEHLDPNSQMELVGHSIVLTSYPFSDAQYYQMLTSYGPQSTLPHIYGLHHARMPLPLEMEEEPVYVNAKQYHGILRRRQSRAKAELEKKVIRSRKPYLHESRHLHAMRRARGSGGRFLNTKKPNNVISNTNREEDINSSANHLTKPVSGAAPKYTVADENEIKDTLNEGRELMKHNMQITHAFFNGKSNVHGLSTYNSQLADVEGGHLDQPHESMQVNGAPQRAIPIS is encoded by the exons ATGCCATCAAAACCAGAAAATGTAGACCAACAAGTAGCTGATGGGGCAAAGTATTTGCTACAATCGACTAAATACTCTGAGCCTTGGTGGCATGGAGTTGGTAACAATACCATCATAGGTGAAGACGCTGCCAAAACATCTTCTGCAGAATATCTGAACGTTACTGTTACCAGTGGAGCAACGCAGTCACAAGCAAATG ATGAAAATATTGGGAAAGAAGTCCAGCATCTTAAGTACATTCCCTTTTCTACATCCCCACCCGTGGGCGAACACCTTGATCCAAATTCCCAGATGGAACTGGTTGGCCATTCAATT GTTTTGACATCATATCCTTTTTCAGATGCACAATATTATCAAATGCTGACTTCTTATGGACCACAATCGACG TTACCTCATATTTATGGACTTCACCATGCTAGGATGCCTTTACCCCTTGAAATGGAAGAAGAGCCTGTTTATGTAAACGCAAAGCAGTATCATGGTATCCTGAGGAGAAGACAGTCGCGTGCCAAAGCTGAGCTTGAGAAGAAAGTGATAAGAAGTAGAAAG CCATAtcttcatgaatccagacaccTCCATGCTATGAGACGAGCGAGAGGCAGTGGAGGACGTTTCCTCAATACCAAAAAGCCCAACAATGTTATTTCCAATACAAATAGGGAAGAAGACATCAATTCTAGTGCAAACCATTTAACAAAACCTGTCAGCGGGGCTGCACCAAAGTACACGGTGGCTGATGAAAATGAAATCAAGGACACACTCAATGAGGGCAGAGAGTTAATGAAACACAATATGCAGATAACACACGCTTTCTTCAACGGAAAATCGAATGTCCATGGTTTATCGACATACAATTCACAACTTGCCGATGTCGAGGGAGGGCATCTCGATCAGCCACATGAAAGCATGCAGGTGAATGGGGCTCCACAGAGGGCCATTCCCATCAGTTAA